ACCGGTTGAGTACAGACAAATGGGGCTCGAGGACGATATCGAGGAGATCGAAGAGGAGATCGCCAACACGCCCTACAACAAGTCGACCGAGGCCCACATCGGTCGGCTGAAGTCCAAGCTCGCAGAGAAGAAGGAGAAGCTCGAAAACCAGCAGTCGGGCTCAGGGGGTGGTGGCGGCTACTCCGTAGAGAAACACGGCGACGCGACGGTCGCGCTCGTCGGCTTCCCGAGCGTCGGCAAATCGTCGTTACTGAACTCGTTGACCAACGCCGAGAGCGAGACGGGCTCCTACGAGTTTACGACGCTCGACGTCAACCCGGGAATGCTCAACCACCGCGGGGCGAACATCCAGCTGCTCGACGTCCCCGGACTGATCGAGGGGGCGGCGTCCGGGAAGGGCGACGGCCAGCAGGTGCTGGCGGTCGTTCGCAACGCCGACCTGATCGTCTTCGTGCTCTCGGTGTTCGAGATCGACCAGTACGACCGCCTCCAGGAGGAGCTGTACGACATCAACATCCGCGTCGACGAAGAGCCCCCGCGGGTGACGGTCCGTCCGAAGATCAAAGACGGGATCAAGATCACCTCGAGCGCCGACCAGGACTTAGACGAGGAGACGATCTCGGACGTGTTGCGCGACCAGGGCTACGTCAACGCCGACCTGAACCTCCAGGAGAACGTCTCGATCGATCGGCTGATCGACGGGCTGATGGACAACCGAGAATACATCCCCTCGATCACCTGCGTCAACAAGGTCGATCTGATCGACCCCGACTACAAGGAGCAGGTCGACGACCAGCTCCGTGAACGCGGGCTCGACCCCGAGGCGGAGGTCACCTTCATCAGCGCCGAGGCCGAGAAGGGACTCGACGCGCTCAAAGACCGCATCTGGGAGAACCTCGGGCTCATCCGAGTGTACATGGACAAACCGGGACGGGGCGTCGACTGGGAGGAGCCGCTCGTGATCGAGGAGGGCTCGACCGTCGGCGAGGCCATCGAAAAACTCGGTGGCGAGATGGAAAACCGGTTCCGCTTCGCCCGCGTCAGTGGCCCCAGCGCCACCCACGACGAACAGCAGGTCGGCACCGACCACGTCCTCGAGGACGAGGACGTCCTGAAGCTCATCTTGCGCCGGTAGGAGGTCGCTTCGGAGCGATCGCTCCGATGAATCAGAATTATCAGCGTCGACGGCATCGACACAGGTATGTCTGAGTTCGGGATACTATCGCTGCTACCGCCGTTGCTGGCGATCGTGCTCGCGGTCGTCACGCGGCGACCGATGCTCTCGCTGTTTCTCGGCGTCTGGTCGGGTGCGATCATCTACACCGAGAGCCTCGGCATCGGACAGACCTTCGACTGGATCGTCGGTGCAATCATCGCCGACGAGGGCTTTCACGTCCAGATCCTGCTGTTTACGATCCTGCTCGGCTCGGGCGTCGCGTTGATCTGGCGGCTCGGCGGTGCGACCGCGGTTCGTAACTGGGCGACCAGCCGCCTCGAGAGCCAGCGTACGGTCGGGTTAACGGCATGGGTGCTGGGGATGCTCATGTTCTTCGACGACTACGCCAACACGGCGATCGTCGGCTCCACGATGCGCGAGATCTCCGATCAGTTCCGGATCTCCCGGGAGAAGCTCTCCTACATCGTCGACTCGACGGCCGCGCCCGTCGCGACGATCGGGCTCTCGAGCTGGGTCGCCTTCCAGCTCTCGCTGATCGCGGGCGCCTACGAGGACCTCGGCGTCGACGGCGAGGCGCCGACGGCGTTCGAGACGTTCGTCTGGTCGATCCCGTACAACACCTACGCGCTGCTCGCGATCGCGATGGTTGGGATCGTCGTTTACACGCGACGGGACTTCGGCGAGATGCTCGACGCCGAACACCGCTCGTGGAAACGCGGGCTCGTCAGCCGCGAGGACGCCACCCCGCTCCAGGAGGTCGAGAAGGACCTCGGGAAGCCGATCGACGACCGTCCGATGCTGCGGACGTTCTTCGCGCCCGTCGTCGTCCTCATCGCGGTCACCCTCGCCGGCGCCTTCTGGACCGGGTACGAGGCCTGGACCGCCGAGCAGGCCGAGGAGGGGGCGCCGACGGCGATCGGCGCCGCCGCCGAGGAGGTGGGGCTGATCCAGGTCCTCGTCGATATCGTCGGCGCCGGGGACTTCGCCGGCGCGCTCGTCTGGGGCTCGTTCGCCATGGTCGTCGCCGCGATCGCGATCGGCGTCGTCTACGACCTCTTCGACGTCGGCGACGGCGTCGACACCGTCATCGACGGCTTCCGGCTGATGGCGACGGCGGTGACGATCCTCGTCCTCGCGTGGGCGATCAGCGACGTCGCGGAGGCGCTCGGCACGGGTGACTTCGTCGCGGGGTACGTCGGCGACGCCATCCCGCTCGAGCTGCTGCCGATCGTCGTCCTGTTCGTCGCGGCCTTCGTCGCGTTCACGATGGGATCGTCGTGGGCGACGATGGGGATCGTCACGCCGATCGCGATCCAGATCGTCTACGAGCTGACCGGCTCGTTCGACCTGATGCCCGTCGTCGTCGGCGCCGTCTTCTCGGGAGCGATCTTCGGCGACCACACCTCGCCGATCTCCGATACGTCCGTGCTGTCCTCGACGTTCACCGGGGCGGACCTGATCGACCACGTGCGCACGCAGTTTTACTACGCCGCGACCGTCATGACCGTCGTGGTGGTCTGTTACCTGCTCTATGGCTACCTCGGGCTCTCGCCCGCGATCTTCCTGCCGATCGGGCTCGGCGTCCTCGCCGGGCTCGTCTACGGGCTCTCGGAGCTCGACGCGAGACGCAAGGGCGTCCGACCGATCGCCGCCGAGGCCGACCGCCCCGAGGACGGCTCGTCCGACGACGCCGAGTAGACCGCCGGCTTCGCCACGCTTTTGAGATTTCCCGGCGTTGGTCCGGGTATGGACGGTACGCTCGATCACGTCATGCTTCGCGTCGGCGATCTGGAGGAGTCGCTGGACTGGTACCAGACCCACCTCGAGTACGAGGAGAAAGACCGCCACGAGGGCGACGGCTTCACCATCGTCTACCTCGGCCCCGAGGAGATGGGTGAGGACGAGGCGATGCTCGAGCTTACCCACAACGAGGGCGAGGACGTCGAGCTCGGCGACGCCTGGGGTCACATCGCCGTCCGCGTGCCGGAGGGCGAACTCGAGGACCACTACGAGCAGCTGATGGAGGAGGGCGTCGAGGACTATCGCGACCCCGAATCTTGTGGCGGCCGATACGCCTTCGTGACGGATCCCGACGGCCACGAGGTCGAGATCGTCCAGCGCGATCCCGAGCAAGGCGGGACCTGGTCGCTGGATCACACCATGATTCGCGTCGAGGACGCCGACGACGCACTCGGCTTCTGGACCCGCAAGTTCGAGTACGAACACACCGGTCGCTGGGAGTCGGATTCGTTCGCGAACTACTTCATGAAACCCGAGGACGCCGGCGAGGAGGCGATGGCCGTCGAGCTTACCTACAATTACGACGGCCGCAGCTACGAGTTCGGCGACGCCTGGGGTCACCTCTGTGTCCGCATGGACGACCTCGAGGACGACTGGGACCAGCTGATGACCCGCGAAGCGGAAGACTACCGTGACCCCGAGAGCAACGACAACATGTACGCCTTCACGAAAGACCAAGACGGCCACGAGATCGAGCTGCTCGAGCGCGATCCCGACGCCGACTCGCTGTTCCCGTTCTGAGTCGCAGGCTCGATTTTTCGACGAGAGCGATACCGCGAGCGCAGGCGCGCGATCGAAACGCGAACCGTTTCCCCGCTCCCGTCCCGCCCTGAAATATGAGCCGCAGCGTCGGCGCGACCGAACTCCTCCGCGAGTTTCTCCCCGAGTGGACGACGCTGCTGTTCGTCGCGCTCTCCTACCCTGGGAAGCTGACGCTGCTTGTCCCTGTGCTCGGACTGTTCTACCTCCAGGACGTCGGGCGAACGCTCCGGACGGGAGTCCCCGATGGGCGAGCGCTCTGTTCCGAGCGGACCGCGTACGTCCTCGCGGTCGCGCTCGGGGGGCTCGCGTTCGTCGTCCTGATCAAGGGCGCGTTCGCGCTTCCCCGCACCGACCCCAGTCTGCACGCGGTGTCCTCGAGCGAGCACGGCTTCCCGAGCGGCCACGTCATGGCGGCGGTGAGCACCTGGGGTGCGTTCGCGTTGTGGACGACCCGTAGCACTCGCGTTCGGCGGCTGCTCGCTGCCAGCGCGGTCGTCGCCGTCGTCGGCTTCGCCCGACTCGCGCTCGGCATCCACTACCTCGTCGACGTCCCCGCCTCGGTCGCGTTCGCTGTCGCGTACCTCGGCGCGATCGCCTGGGTCGCTCGCGGCGACCCCCGACGGGCGTTTCTCGCGGCAATCGTGATCGCCGTCCTCGCGGTCCTCGTCGACGCCGCCAGCACGCGGGCGCTGCTCTCCCTGGTCGGCACCGTCGGCGCCGTCGTCGGCTGGCGCGTCCTGGAGGCGCCGCCGGTCCGTCGGCGGCTCCGGGCGCGGTTTGGCGGAGAGAGCACAACGCCTATGTCCGACGGCTCCCGCGGATGAACCGAATGACGAAACCGGAGCCGTTCGGTCAGGGCGTTCGCGTCCTCGCGATCGTCGCCCTCCTCGCGGCGCTGGCCGGGCTCGTGGTCTGGGCGGGTGCCAGCCCCGCCGAACCGATGGAACAGGAGCCGCCCAACGAGGTCGAGGTCGAACCCGACCGCGGCAGCTACGTCGGCGAGGACGTGATCCTCGGCGGCGAGGTCGTCGAGACCGACCCCCTCGTGATCGCGACGCGCGCGAGCGGCTACGGTCAGTTTACGATCCTCGTGGACGGCAAGACCGATCGAAACGTCGAGGGCGACCTCGAATCGGGCGACCAGGTGACGACCTACGGGACCCTCGAGGACGAGGAGACGCTGGCGGCCGAGCGGGTTACGGTCCAGAACCCCTCGGACACCCGCTACATGATGCTCGTCTCGCTTGTGGGCGGGCTGCTGGTCGTCGGGCGCGTCCTCCGGGACTGGCGGTTCGATCTCGGCCGCCTCGCGTTCGTTCCGCGCGACCGTGCACGCCCGCGTAGTGACGACAGTAGCGATTCGGCCCTCGGATCCGGGTCCGGGAACGCCCGTGCGCAGTCCGACGACGGCCTGGAGGCGCCCGCGGGAGGTGATCGCGGTGGCTGACGTCCTCACCCACGTGCTGGCGGGCTACGTGCTGGGAATGGTGCTTGCCTTCCGCTACGACTGGATGGGGCCGGCCCACGTCACGATCGTCATGGTCGGCGCGCTCGCGCCCGACTTCGTGAAAGCCGAGATCTTCCTGCCCGACGGCCTAATGCAGTACCTCCTGGGGATCCCCTTCTCCTGGGCGCCGTTGCACACGCTCGGCGGAACGATCGTCCTCGGGCTGTTGACGGCGCTGTTGCTCGCGCCCGAGTACCGCCGGCAGGCGCTCGTGCTCTTTTTGCTCGGCGCCGCCTCCCACCACGTGCTGGACGTCGCGCTCATCACCCCGTCGGGGGAGGCCTACGCCGTCTTCTGGCCCCTGCTGGAGTATCGTCCGCCCGCGGGCGGGCTCTACCTGAGCAGCGACCGCTGGCCCGCCGTGGTCGCGGGACTTGCGTCCGTCGCGGTGTGGGCGCTCCACCGGTACCGCGGTTCTCGAGACGAAATTCCGTAGGTCGTGGTTGCTCGGCTGGGACCGCTTTGTTCGAGTCGTTTTGGTTCGGATGGGGTGTCCGGTTCGAGTGAGACGTTCTGGTTCGAGTCGGACGTCCTTGTTCGAGTCGGACGTCCTCGGGGTATCGCGGGGTCGACTGCGTGAGTTCGATCCGAGTTTGCCGCTCAGAGTTTGCAATATCGGAGGAGGCTGAAGTAACTACATAGCTGAGTCTGGGTTACATCTATTCTATACTCATAACTAAGAAATACGTACGCTAGAGAAGTAGACTCAATAGATTCGTACTTTCCAATAACAGCTCACTCAGAGACAAAACTGCTCCGAAAATCAAAATACAGGCACTCTAGGACGGAATCGGATATATTGGAAAGTAGAGTGGTCGGTCAGAAAGCTTATTACACACTTGCCAAAAGAGGCGATTACCCCTACCCGGGGCGAGTCGGCTGCGACACGGCTGATGGTTGACTCGCTCTCCGCTCGATCGCACGCAAACCAACCCAACAAGACAACAACAAATGACAAGCGAAACTTCATTCCGCGAAAAGGGACGTGCAGTGTTCCTGGCCGCGCTGATGGTTATGTCTGTTTTCGCCATGTCCGCAGCGTTTGCGGGCGGGGCGGCTGCAGAGGAGACCGAAGACGTTCCAGACGAAATAGATGCTGACCGCTACTACGAAGACCTGGATGCCCTCAGCGATGACGGCGTCTTAGTCGGACAAGAGATCGCTGTCGGCGGCTTCGATGAAGCCGACGGTGCTGAGATCCGCGAAGGATTCGCGGGCAGTGACGGCGACACCGTCGACACCTCGAGCGTCGAAGAGGTCGAGATTGACGGTGAGGACGTCGGCGTCGTTACCTTCGAGACAGACGACCTCGAGGACGATGACGCGTACCACGTTTACGTCCACGGTGAGTACCTCAACGACGAGGACGAGCTTGAGGAAAACCTGGAAGCAACCTTCTGGGCATCTGACGACGTCATCACCGTTGAGTTCGACGACGACTCCGTCGAACTCAACGACGACTCCGACGAGGCCACCACTGACCTTATCGTTGACACTGACCGCGAAGAGGTCGATGTCTACGTGAGCGGTGAACTCGGAAACGAGTCCGTCGACGATGACGACCTCGAAGCGATCTTCGGGGACGACCTCAATGCCGATGACAACGAAGTCCTGATCGAGGGCGTCGACTCGAACATCGAGGCTGACTTCTCTGACCAGAGCTCCGGCGACTACGAGTTCACGGTCGAGGTCGCTGACACGACGGCCGAGGATACGGCTGAGATCACGGTCGACGAGCCGGCCGATGTTGACGCTCAGTTCGACGAGTCCACCTACGAGCAGAACGTCGGTGACGTCGCCGAGTACGAAATCGAACACACCGGCACCGACAACCTCACGGTCGAGATGACCGACGAGGAAGAGTTCTACAACGCCACCATCGAGATCGAGGGCGTTGAGAACGAGGACAACGTGACGGTGCAGTACAACACGTACTACGCGGGTCAGGAAGACCATAGCGGTGACGACGTCGTGACCGTTCTCGACGACGAAGGCGACGAGCTGGCTGTCGAGGACGTAACTGTCACGGAGGAACTCGACGGTGACGAGAGCGACACCCTCGACGAGGGTGAGCGCCTCCTCCCCGGTGACTACGAGCTTGAAGTCATCCCGGCCGTTGCGGACGACGAGGATGAACTCGACGAAGAAGAAACTGACGCCGCGGTCCTCCTCCTCGAGGAGCGATCGACCGGTGACATGAACACGTGGGCCCTCGCGGGTGACAACTTCGATGCCGAGGACGTTGAACTCGAGGACATCGAAGACTCCGCAGTCTCCACCGACTCCGTTGCTGACGAGGACCTCCTCGTTGTCGGTGTCGAAGCGTCCGGTATCTACGGCTACGCGATCGATGACGGTCAGTGGACCGATGAAGGCGACGTCGAACTCGACTTCACCGACACTGACGAGCCACGCTACGGCGACGCTGACGAATTCAGCCTCGAAGACGGTGACGAGGTCATCGTTGACGAGGACGAGGACCGATTCTTCGTCGTCGTTGAGGCAACCGAGGAGTACATGGACGTTGACGAGACCTGGGACGTGACGTTCACGGTCGAAGACGGTAACGACTACGTTGACGACGACGAGACCGCTGACGCCCAGATCAACATTGAGGAAGCCTTCGTCGAACTCGTCGGCGACCAGGACGAGGACGACCGCTTCCAGATCGAAGCTGACAACGAGTCCGAGCTGACCGCCGAGACGAACCTCGCGCCCAGCACGGACGGTGACTTCCGCCTCCGTACGACCTCCGAGGTCTACACCTCCGACGCCGAGGTCGACGGTGACGGCCTGCTGACGACGACCTTCGACCTCAGCGACCACGAGGACGGTGACGAGATCCGAACCCTCCGCGTGAACGCTGGCGACGACAACCAGGCTGAGGCCGAGGGTGTCTTCGTCTCCGCTGCTGACGACGACGAGGAGATGAAGGACGGCTTCAAGATTGACGCCGACGCTCCGTCCGAGGTTACCGTTGACGACGACGCTAGCCTCGACGTGACCGTCGTGAACAACAACGACGAGGCCGGCACCGCGACGCTCGAGGCCACCGTCGGTGACGAGGAGTACACCGAGGAGCTCGAGCTCGACGCCGGTGACTCCGTGACCGAGTCCTTCGACTTCGACACCAGCGAGGAAGCTGAGATCGACTGGTCCGTCGAAACCGGTGACGACAGCGACTCCGGTACGCTGACCGTCAGCGACGAGGACGCGGCGAACGGTGAGAACGGCGCCAACGGCGAGAACGGTGCCAACGGCGAGAACGGTGCCAACGGTGAGAACGGCGCCAACGGCGACGACGCCAACGGTGCTGACGACGGCGAGGACGACGACGAGACCGTGCCCGGATTCGGTGTCGCCGTCGCCATCGTCGCTCTGCTCGGCGCCGCCATGCTCGCGACCCGCCGCCAGAACTAACGCCGACTAACTACCGGACCTCGTCCGGCTCTTGCGATTCGCGGTTTTCCATTTTTTGGACGTCACGCCCCGAAGTGGCGACGCTTCACAGGATGGTGAGTCCAATTCGTCGGGCAAAAAGTACGGGCTCGATCTATTGCGGTAGCTGAAAATAGCGTACTGGGACTTTTGGACACACGGAATTTCCACGCCCTCCCCAGCCGATTCGCTCGATCGCGTCGCTTCCTCGGTCATCCCTCATACGGCATCGGCGATCGGTTCTCGCTATCGCTCGAACCGATCGCCAGCGCGCGCCACCACAGCGTGACTCGAGGGGGCCCGGAGACGAGGCTGGCTCCCGCTCGTGCGATCGGTTACCGAACGCGGACCGGGCAGTGAACGCCACGCAATTCTAACTCACGCTCGCAGAGACTGACTGGGGCCTCAAGCCGACCAGTACGCTCAAGCCGTCCTCGAACCCACACCCGACAATGAACGAGACGGGCGAAACGATGAGCGATCGGGAACGGACCGCGAAGGCACTCGCGGTCGGACTTGCCTGTGGGGTCGTCATCGCCGTCGGTTTCGTCGCCGTCTTCGACGAGCTCCTGCTCGGAGCCTCGTCGGGACTGACTTTCGGCGTCGTGATCGCGGCGCTGTTGGCGGATCGCTGGGAAAACAGCTCCTGACTCGAGAACGGCCGCTTCGATCAGTCGTCGGCCGCGACGGTCTCGGTCTCGGCGCTCGACTCGGCCCGCTCGACGTCCTCGAGGTACTCGTCGACGTCGAGTGCGGCCTTGCTGCCCATGCCCGCGGCGGTGACGGCCTGCTGGTAGTGGTAGTCGACGACGTCGCCGGCACCGAAGATACCGGGAACGTCGGTCTCGGTCTGGCCGCCGCCGTCGCCGCCCTGGGTGCGCAGATACCCCTCGTCGTCCATCCGAACGCCCGTTCCTTCGAGGTACTCCGTGTTCGGCGTGTGGCCGATCGCGTAGAAGACGGCGCCGACGTCGAACTCGAACTCGTTCGTCTCGGGGTCGTCGAGTCGATCGGTCGGGTGGCCCTTCTCGTTTTCGACCAGCGTAACGTGATCGACGCCCTCCTCCTGGGAGCCGTGGATCTCGACCAGTTCCGTGTTTTTCATGATCTCGATCTCGCCGTCCTCGACCTTTTCGTGGACGCGGTCGACCCAGTACTGTTCGGCGCGGAACTCCTCGCGGCGGTGGGCGATGTAGACGGTGTCGGCGAACTTCGTGAGGAAGGTCGCCTCCTCCATGGCGGCGTCGCCGCCGCCGACGACGAGCATGTCCTCGTCGCGGAAGAAGGCGCCGTCGCAGGTCGCACACGTCGAGAGCCCGTAGCCCATGAGTTCGTCCTCGCCCGGGACGCCCAGCGTCCGGGCCGAGGCGCCGGAGGCGGCGATCACGGCGTCTGCGGTGTAGACGTCGCCGTTCGTGAGCTCGACGCGGAACGGCCGCTGGTCGGCGCCACCGGAACGGGGCGCGTTCTGGGAGTCGACGCGCTCGACGCTCTCGATGATCCCGTTTTCGAGCTCGGCGCCGAACTGCTTGGCCTGCTCTTTCATGTTGTTGACGAGCTCGGGGCCGCCGATCCCGTCGGGGAAGCCGGGGTAGTTGGCGACGTCGGTAGTGAGTGTGAGCTGGCCGCCGGGCTCGTCGCCCTCGATGACGAGTGGATCGTTGTCGCCCCGTCCCGCGTAGATCGCCGCGGTGAGGCCGGCGATCCCCGTGCCGGCAATGATCAGTTTGCGGTGTTCGACGGCTTCGGCGGCTGCGCCGCCTTCGTCTCGATGCCCCGTCGGCGCATCGCTCCCACCGTCGGTGACGAGCCCGAGCTTCTCGTCGAGTTCGCCAGTTTCGTCGAGGGCGCTCGTCTGGTCCCAGCCGCCGATCAGTTCGTCGTCGATGAACACTTCGGGAGCGGTCTTGCGGCCGTCGGCGCGCTCGACCATCTCCTCGAACAGTTCGTCGTCGCCGGTGACGTTGTAGGTCTCGTACTCGACGCCCTTGCTGTCGAAGAGGTCCTTGGCCTTGTCACAGTAGGGACACTGATCCTTCGTATAGATCTCGACGCGTGGCTGCTCACTCATACCCCGTTGTTAGGAAACTGGACCTAAACCCCTTGCGTTCTCGGCACCGTTCGGGCCGTACAACCGGTCTATCCGTCCGCAGCCGCTCCCTCGATAAACTCGAGGATGACGGACACCTCGTGATCGGTCTGGGCCTCGAGTGTGGCCTCGATGGTCGTCGCAAGGTCGGGGTACGGGACGTCGGCCGGGCGCCGAACGACAACGGTCACCCCTGTCTCATCGCTGATCATCCCGCTGTCGTAGAACTCCGTCTCGAGTTCGACCAGTTCGAGCTCCTCGTACTCGTCGTCGTCGAGTACTGACCGAACTTCGTCGTTGACCTCGCTTTCGAAGGCGACGTGCTGTCCGAGCACGACGCCGGAACCGGCCAGCACCACGACACTGATGAGTGCCATGACAGCGACCGTACCGAGCCGGTCTTTGGTGACGTTCGCCCGGAGGTTGCCGCGGGTCCACCCGTCTGGCCGATAGCCGAGATACCAGAAGACGACGAGGCCAGCGAGCAGGATCGACGTGGCGTTGACCGCAACCAGAACGAACGCGCCGATCGCGACGCCGATGTGCCCCCAGGCGAGCCCGATTCCGACCGCCGCGGCTGCCGGGATGAGGGCGGCGGCAATCATCACGCCGACCAGCGAGACTGGAATCGCCGTCGCGAGGCCGAACGCACCCGCGGCGCCGGCACAGACGCCGACGACGAGCGCGAGCAGCCCCGGCGAGATTCGGTTCTGTACCTGCTCGATCGCCGTGATATCGATGGTACCCGGAACGACGCCGCCGGACCGGACCAGCCAGGCGAACGCGAACGCCCCGAGCATGGCGACGATCAGTCCGACCACCATCGCCGACACACCGTCGACGAACATTTGGCGGTCGTCGAGGACGAGGCCGACGGTCCCGGTCAGGGCCGCGCTGATCTGGGGTGCGATCACCATCGAGCCGACGACGATCGCCGGCGAGTCGAGCAGTAACCCTGCTGTCGCCACGATCGCGCTCAGCAGGGTCATGACGTAGTAGGTGACCGGTCCCGGCGTCATATTCAGCGCCTTCGACCGGATCTCCGCTCTGGAGATACTGTCGTCCTCCTCGCGACCGTTGACGAACCGTTCCTCGAGTTCCTGAATCCGCGGCGTCCGAGCAGTCTCGATCGCGGAGACGACGATGAACTCGTCCTCGATACCGACCTCACGAAGCGAGCTGAGGACGTGGTCGACGGCCTGTGTCGGGACCGGAAGCGTGACGAGTTCGGCGTCGACGTCGTCGCTACACTCACTGGTACGGACGTAGTCGAGCCCTTCGTCGTCGAGAACCCGCAGTGCGTCGTCCCGTTTCTCATCGGGAACGAGCACCTGGAGCAATCGCATCCACCACTCGTCTCTTGGCCACGCTCAAATGCGTACCGTTGTTCGGTTGGGACGTCCTCGGCGACGCACTTACGGTTCCGAGCGACGACGATCGGGTATGGCCGCTGACCTCGAGGAGAAGACGGACCGGTACGGCGAACTGCTCGCGGAGGCACTGGAGGCGGCGACGGTCGCGCCGCCGCCGGAGACGCCGATGGCAGACGCCGCCGAGGACTGCTACGAGATGGCTACCTCCTACCTCGAGGACGGGCGCCACTTTCGGGAGCAGGACGACCCGGTGAACGCACTCGCGTCGTTCTCGTACGGTCACGCCTGGCTCGATGCAGGTGCCCGTGTCGGGCTGTTCGAGGTACCGACGGACGGCCATCTCTTCACCGTCGAGTAGCCGGATTCACGATGATTAATCACTATATAGCCGAAACATATATAATGGTAAACCCGATTAGTTTATAAGGTAGGCGAAACCTTTATATGCGTTACGGTCTTACAATATGTTAGCTGAGGCGACCGGGGTTCTTCTGGCACTCCCACCCGGTAGCCCCGAGTAACCATCCCAACAATGACTGACAACATCCGAACCTACACCCGAGAGGACGAAGCAACGACCGAGGAGGAAACCCAGGCGGAACAGGGTGAGAAAGAACAGTGTCCGGAGTGTGGCGGTCGGCTGATCTCGGACACCGAGCACGCCGAGACGGTATGCCAGGACTGTGGACTCGTCGTCGAGGAAGACGAGATCGACCGCGGTCCCGAGTGGCGAGCGTTCGACGCCGCCGAGAAAGACGAGAAGTCCCGCGTCGGCGCCCCGACGACGAACATGATGCACGACCAGGGGCTGTCGACGAACATCGGCTGGCAGGACAAGGACGCCTACGGCCGCTCGCTGTCGAGCCGCCAGCGCCAGAAGATGCAGCGGCTGCGCACCTGGAACGAGCGCTTCCGTACCCGTGACTCCAAGGAGCGCAACCTCAAGCAGGCGCTCGGCGAGATCGACCGCATGGCCTCGGCGCTCGGACTCCCCGAGAACGTCCGCGAGACCGCTTCGGTGATCTACCGCCGGGCCCTCGAGGAGGACCTGCTGCCCGGCCGCTCGATCGAGGGCGTCGCCACCTCCTCGCTGTACGCGGCCGCCCGCCAGGCCGGCACTCCCCGCAGCCTCGACGAGATCTCGGCGGTCTCGCGAGTCGACAAAATGGAGCTGACCCGCACGTACCGGTACATCATCCGGGAGCTGGGACTGGAGGTCAAGCCCGCCGACCCCGAACACTACG
This genomic window from Natronococcus occultus SP4 contains:
- a CDS encoding OBG GTPase family GTP-binding protein; translated protein: MGLEDDIEEIEEEIANTPYNKSTEAHIGRLKSKLAEKKEKLENQQSGSGGGGGYSVEKHGDATVALVGFPSVGKSSLLNSLTNAESETGSYEFTTLDVNPGMLNHRGANIQLLDVPGLIEGAASGKGDGQQVLAVVRNADLIVFVLSVFEIDQYDRLQEELYDINIRVDEEPPRVTVRPKIKDGIKITSSADQDLDEETISDVLRDQGYVNADLNLQENVSIDRLIDGLMDNREYIPSITCVNKVDLIDPDYKEQVDDQLRERGLDPEAEVTFISAEAEKGLDALKDRIWENLGLIRVYMDKPGRGVDWEEPLVIEEGSTVGEAIEKLGGEMENRFRFARVSGPSATHDEQQVGTDHVLEDEDVLKLILRR
- a CDS encoding Na+/H+ antiporter NhaC family protein, with translation MSEFGILSLLPPLLAIVLAVVTRRPMLSLFLGVWSGAIIYTESLGIGQTFDWIVGAIIADEGFHVQILLFTILLGSGVALIWRLGGATAVRNWATSRLESQRTVGLTAWVLGMLMFFDDYANTAIVGSTMREISDQFRISREKLSYIVDSTAAPVATIGLSSWVAFQLSLIAGAYEDLGVDGEAPTAFETFVWSIPYNTYALLAIAMVGIVVYTRRDFGEMLDAEHRSWKRGLVSREDATPLQEVEKDLGKPIDDRPMLRTFFAPVVVLIAVTLAGAFWTGYEAWTAEQAEEGAPTAIGAAAEEVGLIQVLVDIVGAGDFAGALVWGSFAMVVAAIAIGVVYDLFDVGDGVDTVIDGFRLMATAVTILVLAWAISDVAEALGTGDFVAGYVGDAIPLELLPIVVLFVAAFVAFTMGSSWATMGIVTPIAIQIVYELTGSFDLMPVVVGAVFSGAIFGDHTSPISDTSVLSSTFTGADLIDHVRTQFYYAATVMTVVVVCYLLYGYLGLSPAIFLPIGLGVLAGLVYGLSELDARRKGVRPIAAEADRPEDGSSDDAE
- a CDS encoding VOC family protein encodes the protein MDGTLDHVMLRVGDLEESLDWYQTHLEYEEKDRHEGDGFTIVYLGPEEMGEDEAMLELTHNEGEDVELGDAWGHIAVRVPEGELEDHYEQLMEEGVEDYRDPESCGGRYAFVTDPDGHEVEIVQRDPEQGGTWSLDHTMIRVEDADDALGFWTRKFEYEHTGRWESDSFANYFMKPEDAGEEAMAVELTYNYDGRSYEFGDAWGHLCVRMDDLEDDWDQLMTREAEDYRDPESNDNMYAFTKDQDGHEIELLERDPDADSLFPF
- a CDS encoding phosphatase PAP2 family protein; protein product: MSRSVGATELLREFLPEWTTLLFVALSYPGKLTLLVPVLGLFYLQDVGRTLRTGVPDGRALCSERTAYVLAVALGGLAFVVLIKGAFALPRTDPSLHAVSSSEHGFPSGHVMAAVSTWGAFALWTTRSTRVRRLLAASAVVAVVGFARLALGIHYLVDVPASVAFAVAYLGAIAWVARGDPRRAFLAAIVIAVLAVLVDAASTRALLSLVGTVGAVVGWRVLEAPPVRRRLRARFGGESTTPMSDGSRG
- a CDS encoding metal-dependent hydrolase, coding for MIAVADVLTHVLAGYVLGMVLAFRYDWMGPAHVTIVMVGALAPDFVKAEIFLPDGLMQYLLGIPFSWAPLHTLGGTIVLGLLTALLLAPEYRRQALVLFLLGAASHHVLDVALITPSGEAYAVFWPLLEYRPPAGGLYLSSDRWPAVVAGLASVAVWALHRYRGSRDEIP
- a CDS encoding BGTF surface domain-containing protein encodes the protein MTSETSFREKGRAVFLAALMVMSVFAMSAAFAGGAAAEETEDVPDEIDADRYYEDLDALSDDGVLVGQEIAVGGFDEADGAEIREGFAGSDGDTVDTSSVEEVEIDGEDVGVVTFETDDLEDDDAYHVYVHGEYLNDEDELEENLEATFWASDDVITVEFDDDSVELNDDSDEATTDLIVDTDREEVDVYVSGELGNESVDDDDLEAIFGDDLNADDNEVLIEGVDSNIEADFSDQSSGDYEFTVEVADTTAEDTAEITVDEPADVDAQFDESTYEQNVGDVAEYEIEHTGTDNLTVEMTDEEEFYNATIEIEGVENEDNVTVQYNTYYAGQEDHSGDDVVTVLDDEGDELAVEDVTVTEELDGDESDTLDEGERLLPGDYELEVIPAVADDEDELDEEETDAAVLLLEERSTGDMNTWALAGDNFDAEDVELEDIEDSAVSTDSVADEDLLVVGVEASGIYGYAIDDGQWTDEGDVELDFTDTDEPRYGDADEFSLEDGDEVIVDEDEDRFFVVVEATEEYMDVDETWDVTFTVEDGNDYVDDDETADAQINIEEAFVELVGDQDEDDRFQIEADNESELTAETNLAPSTDGDFRLRTTSEVYTSDAEVDGDGLLTTTFDLSDHEDGDEIRTLRVNAGDDNQAEAEGVFVSAADDDEEMKDGFKIDADAPSEVTVDDDASLDVTVVNNNDEAGTATLEATVGDEEYTEELELDAGDSVTESFDFDTSEEAEIDWSVETGDDSDSGTLTVSDEDAANGENGANGENGANGENGANGENGANGDDANGADDGEDDDETVPGFGVAVAIVALLGAAMLATRRQN